Proteins encoded within one genomic window of Fragaria vesca subsp. vesca linkage group LG1, FraVesHawaii_1.0, whole genome shotgun sequence:
- the LOC101303270 gene encoding cell division control protein 2 homolog codes for MDQYEKVEKIGEGTYGVVYKARDRVTNETIALKKIRLEQEDEGVPSTAIREISLLKEMQHGNIVRLQDVVHSEKRLYLVFEYLDLDLKKHMDSTPDFAKDPRQIKLFLYQILRGIAYCHSHRVLHRDLKPQNLLIDRRTNALKLADFGLARAFGIPVRTFTHEVVTLWYRAPEILLGSRHYSTPVDVWSVGCIFAEMINQRPLFPGDSEIDELFKIFRILGTPNEDTWPGVSSMPDFKSSFPKWPSKDLATLVPNLESAGVNLLCKMLCLDPSKRITARSALEHEYFKDIPFVP; via the exons ATGGACCAG TACGAGAAAGTAGAGAAGATTGGGGAAGGGACTTACGGAGTGGTGTACAAGGCGCGTGATCGTGTCACGAATGAGACGATTGCTCTCAAGAAGATTCGGTTGGAGCAGGAGGATGAGGGAGTCCCTAGCACCGCCATTCGAGAGATTTCTCTCCTCAAAGAAATGCAGCATGGCAACATTGTCAG GTTACAGGATGTGGTGCACAGTGAGAAGCGCTTGTACCTGGTGTTTGAGTACCTTGACTTGGATTTGAAGAAACATATGGATTCCACTCCTGATTTTGCAAAGGATCCCCGCCAAATTAAA TTGTTCCTGTATCAGATTCTCCGAGGCATTGCTTATTGTCATTCACATAGAGTTCTTCACCGCGATCTGAAACCCCAGAATCTGCTGATAGATCGTCGTACTAATGCACTCAAACTTGCAGATTTCGGACTGGCCCGAGCATTTGGTATTCCTGTCAGGACATTTACTCATGAG GTGGTGACCCTCTGGTACAGAGCACCGGAGATATTGCTTGGATCCCGCCATTACTCTACACCAGTTGATGTGTGGTCGGTGGGTTGTATATTTGCTGAGATGATAAACCAACGGCCTTTATTTCCTGGGGATTCTGAGATTGATGAATTGTTCAAGATATTTAG AATCTTGGGTACTCCAAATGAGGATACGTGGCCTGGAGTGAGTAGTATGCCTGACTTTAAATCTTCCTTTCCTAAGTGGCCATCTAAG GACTTGGCAACTCTAGTTCCAAATCTTGAATCAGCTGGTGTCAATCTTCTTTGT AAAATGCTCTGCTTGGATCCCAGCAAAAGGATTACAGCCAGGAGTGCTCTTGAGCATGAATACTTCAAAGATATTCCATTTGTACCCTGA
- the LOC101303169 gene encoding uncharacterized protein LOC101303169 → MAAITLLQIFLLIHHSLPLFYPLLPSTPLAVFSVSAPTPRSSLSLSIYLSTCGRNVSYLISLLRGPGSGFNCGSQRISSWGSTGLPQRVLDSLSCYRRS, encoded by the exons ATGGCAGCGATAACCCTCCTTCAAATCTTCCTCCTCATTCATCACTCGCTTCCCCTCTTCTACCCTCTACTCCCCTCTACTCCCCTCGCCGTCTTCTCAGTCTCTGCTCCAACGCCCAGGTCCTCTCTCTCTTTATCTATCTATCTATCTACATGTGGTCGTAATGTGTCGTATTTGATATCACTGTTGCGTGGTCCCGGCTCAGGTTTCAACTGCGGAAGCCAACGGATCAGTAGTTGGGGATCTACTGGACTACCTCAACGAGTCTTGGACTCACTTTCATGCTACCG CCGAAGCTAA